From Vigna unguiculata cultivar IT97K-499-35 chromosome 5, ASM411807v1, whole genome shotgun sequence, the proteins below share one genomic window:
- the LOC114183780 gene encoding cyanogenic beta-glucosidase-like, whose translation MAYTQGFLQLHALSTPVRVWPHWEVGSTKRKHIVCNAQKEDVEEGEVTTLSHVSRRLALGTALIGGAAAAGAKVSPANAADDAELSLDQPAFITTLPASISSEEYPASVVEALSLNRTSFPKGFVFGTASAAYQYEGAAFEDGRKASIWDAFTHRYPERIRDRSNGDVAVDEYHRYREDIQIMKDMNLDAYRFSISWSRIVPNGKVGPYEEGVNQAGIDYYNRLIDYLIDNGLKPYVTLFHWDLPQALEEEYGGFLSHHVVDDFRDYARVCFKNFGNRVKHWITLNEPWSYSNNGYAVGTFAPARCSEWQDPTCLGGDSGREPYIVTHNLLLSHAAAVEEYRKFQEYQEGMIGITLISHWYEPQTDSESDKDAAKRALDFMFGWYMEPLTTGKYPKSMRYLVGNRLPEFSKHESKLLADSYDFIGINYYTTVCVADNPSVQPESKRSYSTDPNVIYSTQRNGVLIGVPTASDWLYVCPKGIKKLLLYTKKEYNDPLIYITENGRGNDIGEEHDTLEESLIDVYRIDFYYRHLYYLLSAIRDGRVNVKGYFAWSLLDNFEWRDGYLIGFGLNYVDRKNKLKRYPKLSAKWFKNFLQKA comes from the exons ATGGCTTACACACAAGGTTTCTTGCAGCTCCATGCTCTAAGCACTCCTGTTAGAGTTTGGCCACACTGGGAAGTGGGAAGCACCAAACGAAAACACATTGTGTGCAACGCACAGAAGGAGGATGTGGAAGAGGGTGAAGTCACCACTCTTAGCCATGTCTCTCGCAGATTGGCCCTCGGCACTGCGCTCATCGGCGGCGCCGCTGCTGCAGGCGCTAAGGTATCACCTGCTAATGCTGCTGATGATGCAGAACTCTCTCTCGACCAACCTG CATTTATTACCACATTACCAGCTTCAATAAGCTCTGAGGAATATCCTGCATCCGTTGTCGAAGCTCTTTCTCTCAATCGAACCAGTTTTCCCAAGGGCTTCGTTTTCGGGACAGCATCAGCGGCATACCAG TACGAAGGAGCGGCGTTTGAAGATGGAAGAAAAGCAAGTATATGGGATGCATTCACCCACAGATAtccag AGAGGATAAGGGATAGAAGTAATGGAGATGTAGCAGTTGACGAATATCACCGCTACAGG GAAGATATTCAGATAATGAAGGATATGAATCTGGATGCATACAGATTCTCCATATCATGGTCTAGAATAGTACCAA ATGGAAAGGTGGGTCCATACGAGGAGGGTGTAAACCAAGCAGGAATCGATTATTACAATCGCCTCATAGATTATCTGATAGACAACG GTCTAAAACCATATGTCACACTTTTTCACTGGGATCTTCCCCAAGCTTTAGAAGAGGAGTATGGAGGTTTTTTATCTCATCATGTTGT AGATGATTTCCGAGACTATGCAAGAGTTTGTTTCAAAAACTTTGGAAACAGGGTGAAACATTGGATTACTCTAAATGAGCCATGGTCTTACAGTAACAATGGTTACGCAGTTGGGACGTTTGCACCAGCTCGATGCTCTGAATGGCAAGATCCAACTTGCCTCGGTGGTGACTCAGGAAGAGAACCATATATAGTTACACATAATCTACTACTTTCTCATGCAGCCGCTGTAGAAGAGTACAGAAAATTTCAG GAATATCAAGAAGGAATGATAGGCATAACACTTATTTCTCATTGGTATGAGCCACAAACAGACTCTGAATCAGATAAAGACGCCGCCAAACGTGCACTTGACTTCATGTTTGGGTG GTACATGGAACCATTGACAACAGGAAAATATCCAAAGAGCATGCGTTATCtagttggtaatcgattaccagaGTTCTCAAAACATGAATCAAAACTTCTTGCTGACTCATATGATTTTATTGGAATAAACTATTACACCACTGTTTGCGTTGCGGATAATCCTTCTGTTCAACCAGAATCTAAACGTAGTTATAGTACAGATCCCAATGTCATTTATTCAA CTCAACGCAATGGTGTTCTCATAGGTGTACCG ACGGCTTCTGATTGGTTATATGTTTGCCCCAAAGGAATTAAAAAGTTGTTGCTCTATACCAAAAAAGAGTACAACGATCCTTTGATTTATATAACTGAAAATG gAAGAGGCAATGACATAGGTGAAGAACACGATACACTTGAGGAATCTCTTATAGATGTTTATAGAATCGATTTTTACTATCGTCATCTCTATTATCTACTTTCAGCAATAAG GGATGGTCGCGTAAATGTAAAAGGATATTTCGCATGGTCACTTTTGGATAATTTTGAATGGAGAGATGGGTATTTGATAGGATTTGGACTAAACTATGTGGACAGGAAAAATAAGTTGAAGCGATATcccaaactttcagcaaagtggtttaaaaattttcttcaaaaagcaTGA